Genomic window (Psilocybe cubensis strain MGC-MH-2018 chromosome 1, whole genome shotgun sequence):
ATATATCCCCTCCATTCAGACCTGGAGCCCAGTTTCGAGGTATGCCGCCCACCACCGCCACGTGTTGTGCTCCCTGTCTTTGCTGACTCGTCCTCCTGTTTTCTTCTAGAATTGGAAACCGTCAACCCCAGATACCACTATTCGTCTCAATTCAGGTCCCCAGTCGCTGCAGAAACCAGATTCTTTCATTATGCCTTCTCGTACTAATGCAGAAAACACAGACAAAGCAAGCCTTGTAAATGGCAGTCGTCGCTGGAGAGTCAACAGCAGCGGTCAGTTGGTCGATGCGGGAGCAGAATCTGCCAGCTGGGAGCTCGCCGACCAAATTGGTCGCCTCAAGATCGGTGATGTCACCGCGGATCCAGTTGACTCCCGTGTGTCCCTTCGCACCCCTCCCAAGACTAAAATCGCGTCCGGTGCCGTGACACAACTTGCAGAATCTAGTCCTTTGGATTCTTCCTCTAATACTAGTGTTGGCTCCTCACCTCATGTCCCCGATCACCAAATTGCCCATTCTAGAGGGTCGTCCGCGGACACTACCATTTCAAGCTCTCGCGATTCTATCGCTGGAAATGCACTGCTTTCTCATCCCCCTCTAAAGGGCGCTCCAACCCCAGAGGCTAAGGAAAGGCCTCATTCGTTCAGTGGTGGCCTTTCCACTGCTGATCTTCGCCGTTTGCAGCAAGCGGGAGATGCCGATCATGATCGACAAgttcagcaacagcagtGGGCGCAAAATCAGTACCGTGAACATAATGCCGAGCTATCATATCCATCACTGGCAAATCAGGTTCAACGGCCTACATTCCCAACAGACATGTTCCATTATCCTCCTAATCCTCAATTACTTCAGCAGACAGATCGAGACCGTGAAGCGCCTCAATTAGACTATAACTCTCAACAGCAACGAAACTTTGGGCCTGTGGCCCCGCACATAACCTCCGGGCTTGTTATGAATCCAATGAACGGGGCAGCCCCTCCACCCCCTCCATTCGTACAAGGTCGACCCAATAATCCGATTCCGACAGTAAATTACCGTCAAACTCCCCGAAGCTTCCCTCAGCAGGGTCCAACTCCGGCTGGCCTTGGTTACGGCGGCGCTCATCATACGTCACACCTTTCTTTGGGAAATACACAGCAACTTTATGAAATGATGCTTCCGGGCCCCCCATCTCACGAGAACCACCACCCTGCTGTAACTCGTGTCCAACAGCAACATAACGTTTTTCGTGGAACTCACCACCACTCTGCTTCTGACCCCTCTGCTCTTCGTGATGTCAACACCTTACAGCTCTTGAATAACGCTATGCAGCCTTACAACCCAAACATGTTCCAACCGGGTTTGCCTCCGTCTACTATGCCAATTTACCCTAATCAATTCTATGCTGCACCGGAATTAGCAGTGCAGCAGGTTGCAATGGCTCGTCTGCAAGCGCAGTACACCGGGTCCTATAGCGTGGGTACTACAACTCCCaatcttgaagaaattgGCAGTCCCACTAGTTCAAGTGGTCAGACGGGTCCCAGCGCGAATAATAGGAAATTAGGTTTGTACAAAACCGAATTATGCCGCAGCTGGGAGGAGAAAGGATCGTGTCGTTACGGCGCTAAATGCCAGTTTGCtcatggagaagaagaactaCGACGTGTCTCGAGACACCCAAAGGTAAATCACTCTGTTGCCATTTGAAAAAGCGTCCTGACCAAAACTTGAACTTTTATTTAGTACAAAACTGAGATCTGCAAGGTGTGTTTTGATCTATGTATTTTTAAAAATAAGCGCCTATGCTGATTCCTTTTGTAGACATTCTGGGTATCAGGTTCCTGTCCATACGGGAAGCGATGCTGTTTCATTCACACAGAGCTCACGCCTGCCCCAGCTGCAGGAGGCCCTGTCGAAAATACTCCACCTCAGCCTCAAGCCGATCACCGGAAGCGCTCTGACAGTGATCCCGATACATCTTCATCGGTCTCTCTTCTTGCCCGTATTTCTCAACGCAATCCGACGGATCCTCCCTCTAATGTGGCGTCTACTCCTGTGGAGGTTAACCCCACTAACACCTTTCAACCCGGCAGGCCAAATTCGTTGAGAGTAGATACCTCTGCCTTGGAAGGCGCTTCAATTAAGCAAAACAAATCTGCTTACCCCTCATTTGGAGTTGTCAGTCATGGGATCGTGTTACCCAACCCTGAGCACATATCTGCTAGGTCGCCTGCGCCAGTTACTGCAGGACCTGACTTGGGCAGGCATAACCTGGCCCGAATGGAGATTGTTGGTTTCCCCAATGTATGTAatttcttttatttctctCTATCATAATCTTAATGAGAATGCCTTTTTCAGCATCAAAAGAAGAACAGCACTAGTTCTTCGACTTCAGCGTCAAACCCTCGTCACTCCTTCAGCGGTACGGAAGGCGACTTCAGCGCATCGCCACCCACTTCTGGCCATGCCTTTGGCTCTGACAGCCCCCAACCAGGAGCCACAGTCCCAACCAGGGTGAATGGGCACGTGCGCGCCGGTAGCGCTGGTAACTGGGGCAGCATCTCCCGCAGCAACCTGTCGACCTCAACTTCAGCCTACCCTCATGGTTCCAACGCCGCTGGAGAGATTATGTCGTCGAACTCTCCTTGGTCGACCACCGAACTTTCTATTGGGGCGACTCGCCTGCATGAAAAAAACTGGGCCTGATTTATacactccaatatcattcacCCTGTTGTCATTGAGAGCTTTCTTAAACTTATCTGTCAATTTTCCGTTTTTTTAGTCTTCCGCTTCTTGTTTGCCCGCGTGGTCGGACACTGTTATATCCCATCTGTGCTTTCAACTGTGCCATAGCTTGTTACCCTACGTTTGGTTGGATTCCCgctacatacatacatacatttaTGGTTCGGCCCCGGCTCGTTTGGTTACCTCAACTCGattccctctctctctcttccttTCTGCTTTTTCTATCCCGTAAAAATGACCGTCACGACCTTGTTTCGATCGCTACACACGATCTTAACCACCACTACTAGCCTACCttattcttttctcttaCATCACAATCGTCGTCGCCCACATCATGTTTTTATTCcattcaattcaattatGATTCAGGTATCAGGTCATGGACATTATTGGAACGTAGGGAAATGTAGCGAAGataaacaaaaataaaatgcGACCAGGTGCGCTACTTAACCAGTAGATATTGTCAAGAGAAATGGGCATGTAGCTTGGTAAATGAGAACAtaggaaagaaaaggctCATATGCCCAATTGCCGTAAATCCGCCCGGAAGGCAGCCATCCTTCCTTTCGCATAACCGATATAATCAAACTCTGGTTCGGCGACAGCTGCCTCTATATCTTCTCGCGCCTGAACAATGCCCCAGATTGCCCAGCCGGCATGGGAGGCAGCCGCCCAAATAAGAACGTCCCTGTCCAAATCTTGGATCATTTTCTCAAGTTGAGCATCATCCTGGACGGGATCTTCTGCCAACATTCCTGCGTGATGGATGTATGCGGCATAAAAGTTACTTCGTTCTTCGAATGTGGGATAACGTGATGGCGTAAGGAGGTGGGGTGTAGAACAATGATAATTAGCTGTCCATTCAATGAAATGGTTCGCGATGTCGTAAGCTGCTGGATTAGGCGCAGCATATTCGAagtcgacgacgatgatcTAGCCGAGGCCGGGGTATCAGGGAAAGACAACTTTTATCATAACATCGAAATGCAAACTGACCTGGCGATGTTCATCCACTCCTTCGTTACCATCTTTCAGTCTCAAAAGATTTCCGTATTGTGCATCGTTATGAGCGAAAACTCGCCGCGTTCCGAAAGTGTGAGGTCGTTGCAACACCCAGGATAGATACCGGTCCCACTCTTTCTTGAAATCTTCCAACCCCAGCTCTTGAACGGTTTCCGATGTCACTGAAGGTAGTTCAAGTACATCTTGAGCTGGTCCCAGCCACGATGAGACGTTGGCGGCTATCTCGAACCCATTGCTTTGACTTAACGAAGGGGTGGTCGGTCCATAGACAGTTTCAATGTCAACTGAATGCAGCTCCGCCATTCGTGCTCCGATCCATTGGCTAGTCTGCGGATCTCGGATATCTTCTGGGGTTAACGTCACAGAATTGAAATATTCCTCAATCCTTCCATTGTCAAATGTGCCATAAACTCGAGGGCCAATCTTGTATTGCGAAGAAAGAACATGGAGAATGTGGAGCTCTCGTGGTCTGGAAATGAGAGAGCCCGATGAAGGACCGTAAACTCTAAGCAGGAGTGTCTTGAGAGAGGGGATTGCTGGGCAAGATACGAAGAACACGGCGTTGGTCAGTGCTCCAGACACTTTGTGGATAATGACGTCTTCTGGCAGAATCTGAGCGGTGTACCATCCTGGAACATGTAGCTTTCGCAGTATTTCGATAACTTGTAAGCAAAATGAGGATTTCTTGTAATGCCTAATCAGAGATGTGATAGTGTTAGCTAGTAATCAAAGGATTGGCAGTAGAATCGGACCATGATTCTTTGATTCACGATGCCATTTCTTCAGTTGCGAGCGGCGGGCGCCTGACAAATGTgtattcagcgaaagctTCTCACCTAGCGTCTAGTTTAAATTTGGCATGGCGCACACCCTCTTCTCGAACAACCTCCACATTGGCTTCAGATAATTGTGCGGTTGAAGCTGAGACCAACAGGTCTGCGAGTGTCTGCAGAGAACTAGTCGAAACTTGCCTGGAAGTTCCCGCAGGTGGGAGAGgggacgatgaggacgagaatCCGGGTGATAATATTGGGGTCATTGCTGAGAGTTAtcagtggtggtggtgaatAACTAGGATGATTGAGGTCCGCTTGGCGGTGGTCGGTCAATGATAAGGATGAGAATTGAAATGCGAAATGTGGATCAATTATCATGGCCGAACTATTTCGTTCGATTCCAAGACCcgcttttttccctttttagTTCCAGGTCGTGTGCCACTAATGGTCAGTTTCCCAAGGCGAGCCAGACGTCAAACACCGTATTGTAATCCGGGAGACAGTTTCTCCTCATATGTCTTCACACTCCGCCATCGTGGTTTCGAGGATTTTGCGCATGCACAGATCGACCCTGAAACGAAACAATGTCTCATGTCACAACGAATCTGGGATCGGCAAGTCTGAACGACAAATGTGGGCTTTTGCAAGTAAATAAAATACCATATACATCAGAGAGTATGTGGTCGTGCCTATTGCCTTGATTCATTGTCAATACTTTGTCAAGCGACACCTCGTGGACACCTCGCGCCTTCCGAGAAAAGTCGGAGGTCAGACAATCAAGGTATACAATACACCAATCGTACAACTTGGAAATTCCGCGTCATAGTTATCCTATGGCCACTTCTGTGTATTCAAAATTCTGCGATCGAAGTGAAGCTGGCGAAGCAACTCCCACAGGCTTCTGAACGCTTTTCTGCATGACCTTGTCCGGTGATCTCACTGCATAGGGTCAGAAtgctttattttattttattctaCGTTCTGTTATTCCGAGTCGGAGCGTAGAAAGCGCTTGCGACCACATGTCTAGTCAAGAGTTCAATATGAACCAGTGACAGCCTTCGACACGAAGTCTGAACGATACATGAAATATCTCACTGGTCTCCCCGACCTCGACCATCTCGACCACATGTTCGGGACAGCGGTCCTTGGTGGCCAAGCAAGGCGCACGCTGGAATCGCTTGCAATCCCTCCACCGGTCCTACGTGTTCATTTTCGGCTACTAGACCATATCGGTCTAATCTGGGTTCTGGCTTTCTTGTATCTAAGGTTCGCATGTAACTTGCAGTAACTCAACGCAAGTTCTCTGTTAACTCAAAATTCTCAGCACTACAGCGTACCTCGCCCGGACTTCCAATGTTGCTCTTAGGAATTGGCGGGTGATTAGTCCTAGGCGCTCTATTATTCCGGCGTGTATGCATTCCACTGGTATGTAACAATTAGCACGCCTCAGTGAGTAATGATATTTGCGTGCCATTAGAGTTCCGTATGACTTGTTACTGAGTATTCCTGATCATCTCAGATCCCATAATCAATTTCTAATCAGTGAACTCATGTTCATCTTATCTAAACATCATTAAATTTAAATGAATCTCCAATGCTAGTAAACTAAACACATTGGGTCTATGGCAAGCGAGCgtgaagaaaagaagagcaaAGCCGGCTATTCCATTGGATAATTTTTAAATCTTTGAAAGGTTAGGTGGCTGCACTCGTGTTTGATCACGCACACAGTCCTCTTCATATTCAGGTAAGTCTACCCAGAATTATTTCTGCTTCAACGTCAGGACGATATTGTATGGGTATTGGCCGTCAATCAACAGCTCTCACATTCTGACAATGCGATAGCGTAGTATATGTACAAACCCCAACTCATCCCCTAGGATTACATAGAAGCGTCATGTATATACTTTATCTTGAATACAACGGCCCGCATTGCAAGCAATTTTTGAAGCCCAAAATTTCTGGAATTGTTTAACGGTTACCTGGAAAGTTGGTGCCGAAATCTATGAACAAATATGCGTTACACCTTTTCATTTGAGTTCTCCACCGACACTTGCGTCCCTGAAATTGTGTGGGCAGTGGCAATTTCTGTCACCTCAGCACTAGGGATTTTGCGCAGCTTAAATGAGATCTGACGTCTGACATCAGCACAAACTTCAGACGTGTAGAAAGCAAACAATCACCAGAAAAGCAATACCCAAACAGGGTGTGCAAACGGTCCAGATTAACTGACGTTTCAGACATATTTTGAGAATCATCCACTCCATGTTTAAGAGTACTCACTCTAATAGCTGATGATATGACATGAAGAACATCTTCTTTTTGAGTGGATGGCAAAGATTTTATCGCGGCATAATTgattgaagatgacgaaTCCCGAAATTTCAGGTCAGGTGGCAGAGCACTGGATACCCGAGCATAGAATATCGTTCCTGCGACAGCCTAGCACATAGAACATTAGTAGAGCTCAAGAGAGCAGTCGGTGATTACTACCAGTCCAATCGTTGCACCCGTAAATCGAGTGAGGAAAAAAGCACTTGTGCCTGTAGCAAGTTCCTGAGGTTTGAGGGCACGAAGAAAGACCTGATAGGGGGCATGGAATAGCATTCCAATGCCGACCCCGGCTACCAATGGATAGACGATTTCAAAGGCGATGCTGGCGTGCTCGTTGAGAAGATTTAACAAGCCTTCAAAGTCGGACACGTCAATAGGCATCATACAGCGAGAACACATCTTGAGCCTACCGAAGCCTAGAGTGGAGATTGCAAGCCCAATCGTGATGACGAGGTTTTGTCCGCTAGTATCTTGGGTTCTGCCCTGCCAATAGTTAATGAACCAGGCAACCGGCATGGAGGCAAGAGAAGATCCGAGAGAATAAGGAAGGAGCTTCAGACCGGATTGTAGAGGGGTAGATCCATGGGCAGCCTAAGTCCGTGACTTCAATCGaaatacaaaaaagaaagtggggCAAAAATGAACCTGATAAAACAGAACAAGATAAAACGTTCCAGCAGTGAACGCCACGTTGTGTGCAAAGGCAATAAGCAAGATCCCGACTGAAACGTGTTATTTAAGACATCAAAAGGTAGAGGTGTTTTTGAAAACTTGCTTGTTGTAAAATCCCCAAAGAACGTCGGCGGGAACAGAGCATCCCTGGCTGTATGTTTTTCATAGTAACCAGCACCAAGGAGGATAGTAATTCCAATCGCGATCAAACAGTATGTTGATGGTTTATCCCCTATAAACCTGTTGAATATCACAAAGCTGATGCAAGTTTATGAATGAACTTACAACCTATCTCGGTTGCAAAGCTGAATCCAATTATGATACAGCTTGTTCCTCCCATAAACAAGAGTCTGCGACATGAAGTAAGAAGGCGTTAGATTGCATGGTATGTATACACACAGTCCAATAAAGTCGAATCGTCTTGTAAGTTCTTGCCAGGAGGTATTTGATGCCTTTGCGAATTCCACCCGacgaagggaaagggaaagtaTGACGACCGCCAAAAAGCAGATAGGAAGGTTTATGTAAACTAGAACAGAGACTGAAATTAACCATGAGGGCCGGAATCAACGAACGGAGACCTACATCCCCATCTCCAGCCGATATGCCCTTTACTTTGTCCTATGTAATGTGGTCAAAAGGATATATGATTGTTTTGAAGAGGATCTTACCGCTGAAGAGACCACCAATCAAAGGGCCAGCAATAGCAGAGCAGCTCCATGTCACACTCAAAGCTTGGGACCACGTCGCACGTTGACGAATTTCAACTACTTCAGAGGTGATGACCCAGACAGAGCTAACAATACCTCCGCCCCCTATACCAGCTAGTTGACGGTCAGTACTTCATGATATAGGTACAAATATAATCAATTACCGATGGCTCGTGCAGATATGAGCCAGTTGATCGACTATAAGAGGAAAAGATAGTTGAAAACAAACTCATCTCTAAACCAAGGTTAGTTTACCTGAGCCGCTCCACACAAAGCCGAGCCAAATGCAAAGACGGCAATGCTGGAGTAAAGCACGCTCTGTAATCGTATGAGCAGTGATTCATATACTGCAATGGCTGTTTATTTACCTTACGGCCTACAAGGTCGGAAACTCTTCCGTATAATGGCTGAAAAGCTGTCTGCGTGAGCATGTACGCAACGCCGACCCATGTGTATTGGATTGATGAGGCCTGTAAATCACTAGCGATAGTAGGCAAGCTTGTTGACACAATAGTCTAGATGCCGTGAACATTTAGTGAGCACATAGATGCTAGATTCCACCAATAATTGCTTACAGCATCTGTAGTCGCTAGGAAGAGTGTCAATGCAGCACTGCTGATAGGTGAGTGAGGTTCTAACTAAGAGGAGTTGAATACTCACCCTATGTGAATAAAGAGTAGTTGAACAGTCGAAAGGCTGTGGTGGATACATGCATGTGCAATGGTTGACGCAGACGAGTCTGTTCCGGAGTTCGTTGTAGAACTGCAATTAGATACACTGGCCTCAGAGGAGACATGTTCTTGCTTCTCAGATGACGGTCTCTGAGATTTGAGAGAGGGATAACCAACAGAGTGTCTAGACATTTTCTGTGGGCGACAGAAAAATATCTGCTTCGACGAGATGTTGGCTGAAAGGCATATGTCTGCCTCTCATTTATACGTGAAGAAGTGGCTGGACTAGACAGAACATGAGATCGGGTGATGCAATGGACCTGGACACTTCACTATTTGCCATGAAAACAATTTGGATAGAGGATCAACCTGGATTCAGTTGTAGGAAAGCCTTTCATGAAAAGATCCCGTCCCCGATTTTAGGTGTTAGATAAATATGAGATCGGCAAGATGTGCCCAGGTTGGATTCATTTCCATTGACACCAAAACGTTGCAATGAGAGATTTTTGATAAAAGTCATTGATGAGAACAAAATCGCCACCGGTGAAATGTCACAAAGAACAGTATCCAGTATGGTATCAGAGCCCAGTTAGAAGCGAAGACAGACCATGCTGCTCATGAGAACGGTAAACAAGACCCATAAAACTGCCTCGTTGTAATTTACCCCGGAACTTGGCCGTTATGTCCAGGAAGACTAGGGCCGATAGATCGTAAGGTAGATCGTTACAGGGAAGGAGGACACAGAGGTACATTTCCAAAAGAGAACGAATAGTGACGGAAAGAGGTATTTTAAAGCTCAGTTTCTCACACAAACTAAAGTATCATTAGTAATTATGAAGTCACGTAAACGGACATTGAAAAGCAGATAAATAGTGAATGTATATCTAAATCTAATCCTCATCCGGTGGCTCGCTTTCCTTCATCCTTCTTCTCGGTGGGGCCGGTTACTTCAGAGTCAGCCTCAGAAGATGTAGACGAAGTGTCGGTATCATGTGTTTTGTCGGCAGTACTCTTCGGAGTTTGTGAAGCATCTATACCATAAGAAAGGAAATGAGAAAGTTTAGTCTAGTTATTCCACAGCGATGAAAAACGTGCCATTAGAATCCAAGGCGCTGCCGCAAGGTTTGCAATCCTTTGGATATCCAACGACCCAATGTCGGAGGACTTTGTGTGAAATAAACCTCACCGTTGTCAGCTGATAATGGTTCTTTCGAGCCTTTCTCGGTCTTGCTAGGGGCCTTACCCTCAACATCATCAGCGTAAGCTTCGAGAAGCGACCTTTGCCGTGCCGTTAGAGACCTAGAGGCAAAAGTGAGCACATCGGTCATAGTTTACAGAAAGTATCACTGACCGTGGTAGTTGCAGATTGAATTTGACGAACAGGTCCCCGGTGCCCTTTCCGTTCAGATAGGATACGCCACGGCCTTTGAGAACCATTTCCTCTCCCTGCTGAGTACCTCCAGGTATGCGAACATCAACCTCTCCGTCTAGAGTAGGAACTCGCACAATTCCGCCCAGAAGAGCTCTATGGAAAGGAATTCGGGCATGATAAGACAAGTTTGCACCTTGCCTTGAAAAAACGGGGGACGGTGCAACTGATAATCGGACGAACAGGTCACCCCTTTGCCCTTTGCCTGCTATAGGCGAGTCTCCAGCCTGTGAGACGCGAATTGTGGTCCCCTCTTCGGCACCTACACACACCAAATGAATAATAAAATCACACCGCAAAGATATCCAATCACATACCGCTTGGAACATTAATGGTCAAATCCTCTTTAGTGCGCACCTTGCCCACACCTCCACAAGTTGAACACTCGCCTCCTCGAGGAATAGAATTGCCGGCGCCCTTGCACACGTTGCACGTGCTTGCCATTTGGAAACCATTGTCTAAAGCAAAAGTGCGGGTACCGCTGCCACCGCAGGCGGAGCATGTAGTTTTCTTGATACCGCTTTTGAGGCCAGAGGCAGAACATGGCTTGCAGTCGACAACAGGTGTGATTGTAACCTTCTTCTTAGTTCCTTTGCAAGCATCGAGGAAACTAACAGATAATTCAGCTTCAATGTCCTGTCCTCGTAAGTTTTGGTTCGCGCGTGCCCTCGGGCCTGCTCCAAACGAACCACCGCCAGCAAAAGACTGGAAAAGCTCGTCGAAGAAATTTGAACCTGGTCTACCCTGAGGTCCACCAGGCCCAAAAGGCCAACCCCCTGCACTAaatccaccaccaccaccaaatccGTATCCATTAGGGTCAAATCCGGGCTGTTGCGAGGCTGCCCCGTACTGGTCGTAggcctccctcttcttctcatctTTCAAGATCTAAACAGCACTTAATATCAATACAACTGTATAAATCACGAAGCACACACATCATAAGCGTCTTGTATTTCAACAAATTTATCTCTAGCGCCTTTGTCTTTGTTCGTGTCGGGGTGATATTTCCTAGCCAACTGAATACCGATGAGCAGACAATATCAAGTAACATATTGAGACATACCGCAAAATACGTTTTCTTTATCTCGGCTGGTGTCGCATCGGGTTTTACGCCGAGTACCTCATACGGATTCTTAGGAGGCGCAGCTAAACAAGGTCTAGAAGGATGAATTCGGCGCTAAACGCGTGGTGAGTAAATATGTGGGCCTTGTGCGCGTCAATAGCATTACCTTGTCAGATATTCGTTTCGAGGGAGATGGCTGCGGTTTCAGACGAAGACAGCTGGACCGATATACTGAAAGATTCCTACTTTGAACACCGAGAGTCTGACGGGCACATGAGTTGAATGCAATGAAAGTGGAGAAACCGGGGGATGACAGGCGTGGAGGCATGGTATGAGTGAACAACTCTCCGCGAACTGAAATTCGGTCAATGACACGGGCGGAAGAAATTTGAGCTGTTTGTTCTTGTTTGTCTATTTCATCATCATTCGTCCAATGAAATTccaattttcaattttctaGCAATTTCTAACTCCTACTAGGTCACTGAAGTCGAGTACCAACGAGTACCTCCCACATCTTCTGATTTTCGAGTTTGCTGCTGAGATCAAGTTATGTCTAGCTCTGTTAAACTTTACTGAACTCTTCGCTCGGAAGTACAACATTGGCTATATATACACTGGGCCAACACAAAAACGCGCGCATTTCTCAGCAAAGATCAAACCAACCTAGTGTGGACCACCAACAATGCACAGATTACAATTGACATTGAATCGAAAAGTTAACACAGACGGTATTAAATCAGAAATCTCCAAGACAGCCTACATCATGGGGACGAACCGACGTCTTTCAAGTATGCTTAAGTTGTTTTCGCCGCAAGGAGTTCACCAGCGCAATGAGCATGTTGCTATGAAGGTAGAGGGGTGAAGCAAGTAAATGATAGGCGATGCCGGTACGGACACCGGATCAACGGACCAACATAATTTGGATAGAACATGAGGCCTGAGGGCTCAGCAATATGACGATCTGTCCAAGTCATGTACGTAGATAATGCATAAGGTTATTTTGCTCACCGTTTATACTGCACATACACACGTTGGTCGAGTTCAAGGGAATGCAATACCATCATTCAATATTTGTCCGCCATTGCCACCACGATTTTCCATACGACACTAAGATCTCCTGgcctttttttatttcttcacTAGACGACCAAATGGCTATCGTCATTTCTGCGGAGGGCGTACTTCCTTCGAGGAAAATGGCGTTTGGTCTATCTGATATACCTCTGTAGTCATTTACGAAACGGGCCTCATTACCCATTGCACTGGCATCAATTCCGATGCTTATGCCATCTGGCAGTCGACAGAGAGATAGATCGTAGTCCGAATCAGGTCGTTCATCGCAATGTATTTCGCCTAGCAAATAATTTGAGATACACCATCGATACGAAGGACGACAAATTGCATTTGCATACCGATGTAATCAAGAATGTGGGTTCTGGGTGCTATCTTTTGCGCCGCAAACAAACCAAATTGGCCATTGGCAGGATGGGATGTGTTGCGTATGCCCTTGATGACTACCTTTGGTCGACCGGCAGGTTTGGAATTAACGCCTTTTTCATTCAAAGGAGCTTTAATATGTGCCAGTATTGAAGGTGTCACTGATGAGTGGTGATGAGAAACAGTAATGTATCGCAAATGGGATGGCCAATGTTGGGGCAACTTTCGTATTGGTTGTGATCTCTTCTTCATGAAACCAGCCCTTTGAGTATGTGTGGCAGAGAAATGCAACGTCAACAATGGATATCTCGAAGCCGTAATATCAGGCACAGCGAAGAGGACGATTTTAATGTCTGTCTGTGATAAAAGGGACATCAGCGTGGGAATGTACGCCTCTTATTCACCTTCCTCAATCCTCGTTGTCGACAACGTCTCCTTGCTCGACAACTCATCCCTTTCAAAGTTTCGCTGATGGGCAGGTCATCAACGAAGTCTGTTGCCCGTGTGTATCCCGATGTTAATAGTCGCCTAGGCTCCTCGTGGTATGAATATGGTACGATCGCATCCATCTTCTGTTTTCACAACTTTTGACGACCCTGTTCCAGACAATCTTCAAGTACAGTGGGGATCCCAAGATCATTATGAAATTGTGCGGAAAGTAGGACGCGGCAAATACTCAGAGGTTAGTCGAACTCAATGTCAGTTTCCGATGTCTGGCTCAAAAGTAATGAGTAGGTTTTCGAGGGCATAAACGTCGTCACTGAGGAAAAATGTATCATCAAAGTGCTGAAGCCAGttaaaaagaagaagattaAAAGAGAAATCAAAATTCTTCAAA
Coding sequences:
- a CDS encoding putative MFS-type transporter (putative MFS-type transporter C1399.02), with amino-acid sequence MSRHSVGYPSLKSQRPSSEKQEHVSSEASVSNCSSTTNSGTDSSASTIAHACIHHSLSTVQLLFIHIGAALTLFLATTDATIVSTSLPTIASDLQASSIQYTWVGVAYMLTQTAFQPLYGRVSDLVGRKSVLYSSIAVFAFGSALCGAAQSINWLISARAIAGIGGGGIVSSVWVITSEVVEIRQRATWSQALSVTWSCSAIAGPLIGGLFSGQSKGHIGWRWGFYINLPICFLAVVILSLSLRRVEFAKASNTSWQELTRRFDFIGLLLFMGGTSCIIIGFSFATEIGFGILLIAFAHNVAFTAGTFYLVLFYQAAHGSTPLQSGLKLLPYSLGSSLASMPVAWFINYWQGRTQDTSGQNLVITIGLAISTLGFGLLNLLNEHASIAFEIVYPLVAGVGIGMLFHAPYQVFLRALKPQELATGTSAFFLTRFTGATIGLAVAGTIFYARVSSALPPDLKFRDSSSSINYAAIKSLPSTQKEDVLHVISSAIRLIWTVCTPCLGIAFLISFKLRKIPSAEVTEIATAHTISGTQVSVENSNEKV
- a CDS encoding Putative choline kinase, with the protein product MTPILSPGFSSSSSPLPPAGTSRQVSTSSLQTLADLLVSASTAQLSEANVEVVREEGVRHAKFKLDARHYKKSSFCLQVIEILRKLHVPGWYTAQILPEDVIIHKVSGALTNAVFFVSCPAIPSLKTLLLRVYGPSSGSLISRPRELHILHVLSSQYKIGPRVYGTFDNGRIEEYFNSVTLTPEDIRDPQTSQWIGARMAELHSVDIETVYGPTTPSLSQSNGFEIAANVSSWLGPAQDVLELPSVTSETVQELGLEDFKKEWDRYLSWVLQRPHTFGTRRVFAHNDAQYGNLLRLKDGNEGVDEHRQIIVVDFEYAAPNPAAYDIANHFIEWTANYHCSTPHLLTPSRYPTFEERSNFYAAYIHHAGMLAEDPVQDDAQLEKMIQDLDRDVLIWAAASHAGWAIWGIVQAREDIEAAVAEPEFDYIGYAKGRMAAFRADLRQLGI
- a CDS encoding mRNA decay activator protein ZFP36, translated to MHDTVTNSSTTTSRYSDPSNDLFSSVSTSSRPSALKDSFGWIYPLHSDLEPSFENWKPSTPDTTIRLNSGPQSLQKPDSFIMPSRTNAENTDKASLVNGSRRWRVNSSGQLVDAGAESASWELADQIGRLKIGDVTADPVDSRVSLRTPPKTKIASGAVTQLAESSPLDSSSNTSVGSSPHVPDHQIAHSRGSSADTTISSSRDSIAGNALLSHPPLKGAPTPEAKERPHSFSGGLSTADLRRLQQAGDADHDRQVQQQQWAQNQYREHNAELSYPSLANQVQRPTFPTDMFHYPPNPQLLQQTDRDREAPQLDYNSQQQRNFGPVAPHITSGLVMNPMNGAAPPPPPFVQGRPNNPIPTVNYRQTPRSFPQQGPTPAGLGYGGAHHTSHLSLGNTQQLYEMMLPGPPSHENHHPAVTRVQQQHNVFRGTHHHSASDPSALRDVNTLQLLNNAMQPYNPNMFQPGLPPSTMPIYPNQFYAAPELAVQQVAMARLQAQYTGSYSVGTTTPNLEEIGSPTSSSGQTGPSANNRKLGLYKTELCRSWEEKGSCRYGAKCQFAHGEEELRRVSRHPKYKTEICKTFWVSGSCPYGKRCCFIHTELTPAPAAGGPVENTPPQPQADHRKRSDSDPDTSSSVSLLARISQRNPTDPPSNVASTPVEVNPTNTFQPGRPNSLRVDTSALEGASIKQNKSAYPSFGVVSHGIVLPNPEHISARSPAPVTAGPDLGRHNLARMEIVGFPNHQKKNSTSSSTSASNPRHSFSGTEGDFSASPPTSGHAFGSDSPQPGATVPTRVNGHVRAGSAGNWGSISRSNLSTSTSAYPHGSNAAGEIMSSNSPWSTTELSIGATRLHEKNWA